The region CGCATCAAGATACTGGAGGAGATGGCCCAGAACCTCTACCGGGAATGGTTCGTCCATTTCCGCTTCCCCGGCCACGAAAAAACCCGCTTCGTCGTTTCCCCCCTCGGCCGCATTCCTGACGGATGGGAAGTAATAAAGATCGGTTACATCCTGAAGAAGATCAAACGAGGTACCAAAATACAGAAACGAGACTACACCATAGAAGGCTTGATCCCTGTTGTCGATCAGGGGAAGGATTTTATTGGTGGGTACACCAACGACAAGGCATCTCTAATCTCTCATGAATTGCCACTGGTTGTCTTTGGCGATCACACAAGGGTTTTGAAGTTTATCGCATTTCCATTCGCTTGCGGGGCCGATGGAACTCAACTTTTGAAGTCGAATGACGAACGAATGCCAATGAGTTTATTTTATTATACCCTATTGTCCATTGATCTTTCTGATTTTGCATATGCTCGCCACTTCAAGTTTCTTAAAGAGGAACCTCTTGCTTTGCCAACACAGAAGATCGCGGACTATTTTGATCAGTTTGTCTCACCACTTCAAGACCAGATCAGATCTTTAATGCAGAAAAACTCGATCCTCCGCCGTACCCGCGACCTTCTTCTCCCCAAGCTCATCTCCGGGGAGATGGATGTGTCGGAACTGGATATAACAATACCCGAGGAGATCTCGGCATGAGTGAAACCGTTTTTAAAAAGGTCGATTATGACTTGAGCTTACTGATGAAGTATATCGGATTAGGGGAAATTGGACTGCCCGACATTCAGCGTCCCTTCGTCTGGAGGAATGCCAAGGTCCGAGATCTGTTTGATTCGATGTATAAGGGCTATCCTGTGGGCTATTTCTTGTTTTGGGAAAACGAACTTACCGATTCTTCTCGAGCCATCGGAGCAGACAGGAAGCAGAAGCCACCCCGTTTGGTCATTGTGGATGGGCAGCAACGGCTGACTTCGCTTTACTCTGTTATAAGGAATGTTCCTGTTCTCAGGGAGAACTTTGAAACTGAACACATAAAGATTTCTTTTAATCCACTGGAAGAAGTGTTCGAGGTAACCGATGCGGCGATACTTCGTGACAAGGCATTTATTCCGGACATATCGGTTTTGTGGGAAGATGATGCGAGGATAACCAGGATTATACGTGAATACTTGAGAAATCTTCGAAGCAACCGGGAAGTCAGTGAAGAAGAAGAATCAATCATTGAAGACCGTATTGAAAAACTGAAGGGGTTGTTGAGTTTTCCTTTTGTTGCCCTCGAACTGGCACCGGATATAGACGAAGAATCGGTGTCTGACGTCTTTGTCCGAATCAACAGCAAAGGAACGCCGCTGAATCAGGCGGACTTTATTCTGACTCTCATGTCTGTGTTTTGGGATGAAGGGCGGGCTGAATTGGAAGGTTTCTGCAGGGAGTCCCGCAAGCCGTCCAAAAAAGGGGAGGCATCACCTTTTAATCACTTTATCGAACCTTCTCCGGACCAGTTGCTCCGTGTATCCGTGGGGGTAGCCTTCAAGCGGGCCCGGTTGAAATATGTCTATTCGATCCTGCGGGGCAAGGACCTGGAGACAGAAAAGTTCAGCGATGAACTCCGGGAAAAGCAATTCGCCCTTCTCAAGGAAGCGCAGAGTCGTGTTCTCAACCTTCAGTATTGGCATGATTTTATGCAATGTATCCGACAGGCCGGATTTCGTAGCAGCAAGATGATCAGCTCACAGAATAACCTGCTGTTCTCATATATGCTCTACTTGATAGGTCGCACCGAGTACAAGGTTGACGAGTTTACCCTCCGCCGGCTGATCGCCCGCTGGTTTTTCATGTCAGCAGTGACGGGCCGTTTTACCAGTTCTCCTGAATCAGCTATGGAGTTCGATCTTGCCCGGTTGCGTGATGTGACTACCGCCGAAGGGTTCGTCAAAACACTGGGCCAGGTATGTGACATCACCCTTACGAGTGATTTCTGGACCCTGTCCCTGCCCAATGATCTGGCAACCTCGTCGCCACGGAGCCCGTCACTTTTTGCCTATCATGCGGCTTTGGTCCTGCTCGATGCACGGGCGTTATTTTCAAACAGCAAGGTGGCGGACCTTCTGGACCCGGCAATGCGAGCCAAGAAGTCTGCCGTGGAGCGTCACCATCTATTCCCCAAGGGCTATTTAGGCAAGCAGAAGATAACCTCCATCCGGGATACCAACCAGATCGCCAATTACGCACTGGTCGAGTGGGGGGACAATATCACCATATCGGACCAGTCGCCCGCTGACTACGTGCCCCCCCATGAAAGAGCGATTCAAGCAGGCGATGCTTGAACGAATGTATCGTATGCATGCCCTTCCGGAAAACTGGGAGCATATGCAATATCAGGATTTCCTGGAAAAGCGTCGTGAGCTTATTGCACAGGTCATTTCGGAAGGCTATTCAACTCTCGTTACCGGTGATGCAGAAGAAGGCCTGGCAGAAGACGTACTCGATCTGTCCCGGATCCTGATGGATGGCGAATCCGAGGAAGTGGAATTTAAGTCCACGCTCCGTACGAACCTGCACACCGGGAACAAAGATCCACGCATTGAGTTGGCGGTTCTGAAGACATTGGCCGGATTCTTAAACACCAATGGGGGAACCCTCGTTGTGGGCGTTGCTGATGATGGGAGTCCGATAGGTATTCGAGCGGACAGCTTTGAAAACGAAGATAAAATGAGCCAGCATCTGGTCAATATCATCAAGTCCCGCATGGGTGTTACTGCTATGACAAACTTGCATGCCCGGTTCGATGACCACGAGGACAACCGGGTTCTGGTGGTGAAGTGTGGCAAATCTCCCACGCCAGTGTTTGTGAAGGATGAAGACAGGGAACGCTTTTACATTCGGAC is a window of Syntrophales bacterium DNA encoding:
- a CDS encoding restriction endonuclease subunit S, with protein sequence MSVTWKTSMLRDICQNIQYGHTASANDNHIGPKFLRITDIVSEAIDWPSVPYCKIEPKKKDKYLLRKGDIVIARTGATTGYAKYIKTAPESIFASYLVRLQLIDGVNPRYVGYVVESNAYKEFIRANWGGAAQPNANAQILTSFHVPIPPLPTQRKIAAILSAYDDLIENNLRRIKILEEMAQNLYREWFVHFRFPGHEKTRFVVSPLGRIPDGWEVIKIGYILKKIKRGTKIQKRDYTIEGLIPVVDQGKDFIGGYTNDKASLISHELPLVVFGDHTRVLKFIAFPFACGADGTQLLKSNDERMPMSLFYYTLLSIDLSDFAYARHFKFLKEEPLALPTQKIADYFDQFVSPLQDQIRSLMQKNSILRRTRDLLLPKLISGEMDVSELDITIPEEISA
- a CDS encoding DUF262 domain-containing protein, whose amino-acid sequence is MSETVFKKVDYDLSLLMKYIGLGEIGLPDIQRPFVWRNAKVRDLFDSMYKGYPVGYFLFWENELTDSSRAIGADRKQKPPRLVIVDGQQRLTSLYSVIRNVPVLRENFETEHIKISFNPLEEVFEVTDAAILRDKAFIPDISVLWEDDARITRIIREYLRNLRSNREVSEEEESIIEDRIEKLKGLLSFPFVALELAPDIDEESVSDVFVRINSKGTPLNQADFILTLMSVFWDEGRAELEGFCRESRKPSKKGEASPFNHFIEPSPDQLLRVSVGVAFKRARLKYVYSILRGKDLETEKFSDELREKQFALLKEAQSRVLNLQYWHDFMQCIRQAGFRSSKMISSQNNLLFSYMLYLIGRTEYKVDEFTLRRLIARWFFMSAVTGRFTSSPESAMEFDLARLRDVTTAEGFVKTLGQVCDITLTSDFWTLSLPNDLATSSPRSPSLFAYHAALVLLDARALFSNSKVADLLDPAMRAKKSAVERHHLFPKGYLGKQKITSIRDTNQIANYALVEWGDNITISDQSPADYVPPHERAIQAGDA
- a CDS encoding putative DNA binding domain-containing protein, with the translated sequence MKERFKQAMLERMYRMHALPENWEHMQYQDFLEKRRELIAQVISEGYSTLVTGDAEEGLAEDVLDLSRILMDGESEEVEFKSTLRTNLHTGNKDPRIELAVLKTLAGFLNTNGGTLVVGVADDGSPIGIRADSFENEDKMSQHLVNIIKSRMGVTAMTNLHARFDDHEDNRVLVVKCGKSPTPVFVKDEDRERFYIRTGPATTELAASQTQEYIKQRFR